Proteins encoded in a region of the Triticum dicoccoides isolate Atlit2015 ecotype Zavitan chromosome 3A, WEW_v2.0, whole genome shotgun sequence genome:
- the LOC119268266 gene encoding DNA damage-binding protein 1-like produces the protein MRAWNYVVTAHKPTAVSHSCVGNFTAPHQLNLIVAKCNHIEIYMFTPQGLQLMLDVPLYGTIATLELYRSSSETQDFLFIGMERYRYCVLQWDGRKSELLTRSEGDASEFLGRPTDNGQIGIIDRHYRLIALHLYDGLFKVIPFDNKGHLKEALNIRLEELVVLDIKFLYRCENPTVVVLYQDNKDARHVKTYEIELEDKKFVEGSWSQNNLDHSARLLIPVPLGGVIIVGEDTIVYCSSETTKSLSIKQSIIRAVGRVDQCGSRYLYGDNTGALHLLTNTHESGRVTGLKSHFIGETSIASTISYVGSGFFYVGSQFGDSQLLKLNTQADARGSFVEILEQYINIGPIVDLCVVDFERQGQGQVITCSGAHKDGSIRTIRNEIVITDQASLQLHGMKGLWSLKCSSNDPYDTFLVVTFINETRFLAINKENKLVETPIEGFDSETQTLVCGSAIHNQLIQVTAQSVRLVSSTSRDLLDQWFAPTGFPVNVAAANACQVLLATGGFHLIYLEITNSKLVEVKHVELEHAISCLDINPIGENLQYSSLAAVGMWTDTSVRIFSLPGIVLIRKENLGEDVPRSVLLCTIEEVSYLFCALGDGHLFSSVLNINTCELSDRSRVSLGTQPISLYKFSSHDRTHVLAASDRPTIICSSDKKLLYSYVNLKEMNHVCPFNTVIFSRKVPPSLIIAIAKEAELSIGAINYSRKRHIHTIPLNEHARRICHQEQSQTLALCSFKNKYMHGVSETHFVRLLDHQTFGILSTHTLDAFECGCSIISCSFSGDDNFYYCVGTAYVLPMEDEPTKGRILLFLVKEGKLQLIKAKETKGAVYSLKSFNGKLLAAINLKIRLYKWMQRNDRSRVLQFECAHDGHVLSLYTQTRGDFILVGDMMRSLSLLIYKHEEGKIEEVARDLNTNWMTAVEMLDDDIYIGADNCCNLFTVFKSPYGFLEPVGEYHLGDVVNRLHHGSLVMHHADSGTGQFPSVIFGTVNGAIGVIASLPYDLYAFLEKPQSVLVNFVKGVGNLSHAEWRSFCNARRTSSARNFVDGDLIESFFSLSPSQMVEVACAMGVPPVELYKQVQELTNLH, from the exons ATGAGGGCATGGAACTACGTGGTGACGGCGCACAAGCCCACTGCCGTCTCCCACTCCTGCGTCGGCAACTTCACCGCGCCCCACCAACTCAACCTCATCGTCGC GAAATGTAACCATATCGAGATTTATATGTTTACTCCTCAGGGCCTTCAG CTTATGCTCGACGTACCTTTGTATGGAACAATTGCAACACTTGAGCTCTACCGTTCTAGT AGTGAAACTCAAGATTTTCTTTTCATTGGTATGGAAAGATATAGATATTGTGTTCTTCAGTGGGATGGAAGAAAGTCAGAACTTCTTACAAG ATCTGAGGGAGATGCTTCTGAATTTTTGGGGCGCCCTACTGACAATGGACAG ATTGGAATTATTGATCGTCACTATCGACTGATTGCTCTTCACCTATATGATGGCTTATTTAAG GTTATACCATTTGACAACAAAGGACACCTGAAGGAAGCATTGAACATCAG GCTTGAAGAACTTGTAGTGTTGGACATCAAGTTTCTTTATCGTTGTGAAAACCCTACAGTAGTGGTTCTTTACCAG GACAACAAGGATGCCAGACATGTTAAGACGTACGAAATTGAGTTGGAGGACAAAAAGTTTGTTGAAGGTTCTTGGTCTCAGAACAATTTAGACCACAGTGCTCGTCTGTTAATACCTGTACCACTGGGTGGTGTCATAATAGTTGGTGAGGACACAATAGTTTACTGCAGTTCCGAAACTACTAAATCTCTATCTATAAAGCAA TCTATCATTAGAGCTGTTGGGCGGGTTGACCAGTGCGGTTCTCGCTATTTGTATGGAGACAACACTGGTGCTCTGCATTTGCTTACAAATACCCATGAATCGGGAAG AGTGACTGGTTTAAAAAGTCACTTCATTGGGGAGACGTCAATTGCCTCAACAATATCATATGTTGGCAGTGGTTTCTTTTATGTTGGTTCACAATTTGGGGACTCACAG CTTCTAAAATTGAATACTCAAGCTGATGCTAGAGGTTCATTTGTTGAAATTCTCGAACAATATATAAACATTGGACCAATTGTAGACTTGTGTGTGGTTGATTTTGAAAGGCAAGGGCAAGGTCAGGTGATTACTTGTTCGGGTGCACACAAGGATGGTTCAATTCGGACAATTCGTAATGAAATAGTAATTACTGACCAG GCTTCATTACAACTCCATGGCATGAAAGGACTATGGTCTTTAAAATGTTCATCGAATGATCCATATGACACATTCTTGGTTGTGACATTTATAAACGAGACACGCTTCttggcaatcaataaggaaaacaaATTGGTAGAAACACCTATAGAAGGATTTGATTCAGAAACACAGACTCTGGTCTGCGGAAGTGCCATCCACAATCAGCTTATACAG GTTACTGCACAGTCTGTCAGATTAGTCAGCTCTACTTCTCGAGATTTACTGGATCAATGGTTTGCACCAACAGGATTTCCAGTCAATGTTGCAGCAGCTAATGCGTGCCAG GTTTTGTTGGCAACTGGTGGTTTCCATCTCATCTACCTAGAAATTACCAACTCTAAGTTGGTGGAAGTGAAGCATGTAGAGCTTGAGCATGCAATTTCTTGTCTTGACATAAACCCAATCGGTGAGAATCTACAATATAGCTCCCTTGCAGCTGTTGGGATGTGGACAGATACAAGTGTGAGGATATTTTCACTCCCTGGCATTGTACTAATTAGGAAGGAGAATTTGGGTGAAGATGTTCCTCGTTCTGTTCTGCTGTGTACTATTGAAGAG GTGTCGTACTTGTTCTGTGCTCTTGGAGATGGTCACCTCTTTAGTTCTGTGTTGAACATAAATACATGTGAACTATCAGATAGAAGCAGGGTCTCCTTGGGGACACAACCAATCAGCCTCTATAAATTCTCATCTCATGATAGAACTCATGTGTTGGCTGCATCAGATAGGCCAACTATCATATGCAGCAGTGACAAGAAGTTACTCTATAGTTATGTCAACTTGAAAGAAATGAACCACGTGTGCCCTTTTAATACAGTTATTTTTTCCAGAAAGGTCCCTCCCTCCCTCAT CATTGCGATAGCTAAAGAAGCTGAACTTTCAATTGGTGCAATTAATTACTCCAGAAAGCGTCATATCCACACAATCCCCTTGAATGAACATGCACGCCGCATCTGTCACCAGGAACAATCTCAAACACTTGCACTCTGCAGTTTCAAGAACAAGTACATGCATGGAGTGAGCGAGACACATTTTGTTCGTCTATTAGACCATCAGACTTTTGGGATTTTATCAACACATACTCTTGATGCTTTTGAATGTGGTTGCTCAATCATCAGTTGTTCATTTTCTGGTGATGATAATTTCTACTATTGTGTGGGAACAGCATATGTTTTGCCCATGGAAGATGAACCCACAAAG GGGCGGATCCTGCTTTTTTTAGTTAAAGAAGGGAAGTTACAACTAATCAAAGCGAAGGAAACCAAAGGAGCTGTTTATTCGCTTAAATCATTCAATGGGAAATTATTGGCTGCTATTAATCTGAAGATCAGATTGTACAAGTGGATGCAGCGAAATGATAGGTCACGTGTACTACAATTTGAGTGTGCCCATGATGGCCACGTATTATCTTTGTATACTCAAACACGTGGTGATTTCATCTTGGTTGGAGACATGATGAGATCATTATCGTTGCTGATATACAAG CACGAAGAAGGCAAGATTGAAGAGGTGGCTAGGGATTTAAACACAAACTGGATGACTGCAGTTGAGATGCTGGATGATGATATTTATATTGGTGCAGACAATTGCTGTAACCTGTTTACCGTGTTCAAGTCCCCATATGGGTTCCTTGAGCCCGTTGGGGAGTACCATCTGGGGGACGTGGTGAATAGGTTGCATCACGGTTCTCTGGTTATGCACCACGCAGATTCGGGGACAGGCCAGTTTCCTTCAGTCATCTTTGGCACGGTCAATGGCGCCATCGGTGTGATTGCCTCCCTTCCATATGACCTATATGCGTTCCTAGAGAAGCCGCAGTCCGTTCTTGTGAATTTCGTCAAGGGTGTTGGTAACCTTAGCCATGCAGAATGGCGGTCATTCTGTAACGCCAGGAGGACCAGTTCTGCCCGGAACTTCGTGGATGGTGATCTGATCGAATCTTTCTTCAGTCTGAGCCCAAGCCAGATGGTGGAGGTTGCGTGCGCGATGGGTGTCCCTCCGGTTGAGCTGTATAAGCAAGTGCAGGAGTTGACCAATCTACACTAG